A window of Pedobacter lusitanus contains these coding sequences:
- a CDS encoding SDR family oxidoreductase yields the protein MKIVLTGSIGNIGKPLTQTLIQNGHTVTVISSNAERKPAIEALGAQAAIGIMQDASFLTRTFQGADIVYLMETMDAAGGDLSDKEVDFMDVIDQIGHNYKQAVSHSGVKKIIHLSSIGAHMDKDNGILRFHHNVEHILKQLPADVSVKTLRPVGFYTNMFSFVSTIKNQGAIISNYGGDQKEPWVSPLDIAAVIAEEIELPFEGRTVRYIASDEVSPNEIAAVFGKAIGKPDLQWKVIPDEQLLNSWLSIGFNPRIAQGFIEMQASQRDGRLYEDYYCNQPVLGKVKLAEFAENFATVYFQED from the coding sequence ATGAAAATTGTACTTACAGGTTCTATCGGAAACATCGGAAAACCTCTTACCCAGACTTTAATACAAAATGGTCATACTGTAACAGTCATCAGCAGTAATGCAGAGCGAAAACCGGCAATTGAGGCGCTTGGTGCTCAGGCAGCAATTGGTATCATGCAGGACGCTTCTTTCCTGACCAGGACTTTTCAGGGCGCAGATATCGTATATCTGATGGAAACGATGGATGCCGCTGGTGGTGATTTGTCTGATAAAGAAGTTGATTTTATGGATGTAATTGATCAGATTGGTCATAACTACAAGCAGGCTGTCAGCCATTCAGGTGTAAAAAAAATAATACATCTTAGCAGCATTGGCGCACATATGGATAAAGATAATGGCATTTTAAGATTCCATCATAATGTGGAGCATATATTGAAGCAGTTACCTGCTGATGTGTCTGTTAAAACTTTACGCCCGGTGGGTTTCTATACCAATATGTTCTCTTTTGTTTCAACGATCAAAAACCAGGGCGCTATCATTTCTAACTATGGCGGTGATCAAAAAGAGCCCTGGGTTTCTCCTCTGGACATTGCAGCGGTGATTGCAGAAGAGATTGAACTGCCTTTTGAAGGTAGAACTGTGCGTTATATAGCCAGTGATGAGGTTTCGCCGAATGAAATTGCCGCAGTGTTTGGAAAGGCGATCGGAAAGCCAGACTTACAATGGAAAGTCATTCCGGATGAGCAGCTTTTAAATTCATGGTTAAGTATTGGATTTAATCCCCGGATTGCTCAGGGTTTTATAGAGATGCAAGCCAGTCAGCGCGATGGCAGATTATACGAAGACTATTACTGCAATCAGCCGGTTTTGGGTAAAGTCAAACTGGCCGAATTTGCAGAGAACTTTGCCACGGTCTACTTTCAGGAAGATTAA
- a CDS encoding zinc-binding dehydrogenase, whose product MRKKWRPEVLTIQEIEEPQTTDGAVKIKIRAFGLNKMESYKRKGIMGPVTAPTVLGIEAAGEVVEDKSGRFKIGQKVVTMMGGLGMTRQGSYAEYVVSPADNVLAINSNISYEELAAIPESFGTAAVVLDKVLKVVTGETLLVKGGTSAAGAAAILYAKLKGVKVIATTRNANKSFRLKELGADYIIIDNGNVSQEVRKIIPEGVHYALDIVGGEGILDTVAAVRAFGEVTVIGLLSGAPVISNLNLMTQLGQSVKLSFSLSGLLGSKVYPLTETPLNFIADQIVSGKMPSLRTATFTFDQIAEAHKLMDSNKTNGKIVVTA is encoded by the coding sequence ATTAGAAAAAAATGGAGACCAGAGGTTTTAACTATTCAGGAAATTGAAGAGCCTCAAACCACCGATGGCGCAGTAAAAATAAAGATCAGAGCCTTTGGGTTAAATAAAATGGAGTCCTATAAAAGAAAGGGAATTATGGGACCTGTTACAGCACCGACTGTTTTAGGAATAGAAGCTGCCGGCGAAGTCGTTGAAGATAAATCAGGCAGATTTAAAATTGGTCAGAAAGTAGTAACCATGATGGGTGGACTAGGTATGACCCGCCAGGGCAGCTATGCTGAATATGTGGTTTCCCCTGCCGACAATGTCCTGGCTATTAACAGTAATATTTCCTATGAAGAACTTGCGGCTATCCCGGAATCATTTGGTACAGCTGCTGTTGTTCTGGATAAGGTTCTAAAGGTTGTTACAGGAGAAACGTTACTTGTGAAAGGTGGTACCAGTGCAGCAGGTGCAGCAGCCATACTTTACGCCAAACTAAAAGGCGTTAAGGTGATTGCCACCACAAGAAATGCAAACAAATCTTTCCGTCTAAAAGAACTGGGTGCAGATTATATTATCATTGATAATGGAAATGTTTCTCAGGAGGTACGAAAAATAATTCCTGAAGGCGTCCACTATGCGTTGGATATCGTGGGAGGAGAAGGCATACTTGATACAGTTGCAGCAGTAAGGGCTTTTGGTGAAGTTACCGTTATTGGTTTACTCAGCGGTGCCCCTGTCATCTCCAATTTAAACTTAATGACTCAGCTGGGTCAATCTGTTAAATTAAGTTTTTCACTCAGCGGATTATTAGGTTCTAAAGTTTATCCACTGACAGAAACCCCTTTAAATTTCATTGCAGATCAGATCGTATCTGGCAAAATGCCTTCATTAAGAACCGCTACATTCACTTTTGACCAGATTGCGGAAGCTCACAAACTAATGGACAGCAATAAAACAAATGGCAAAATAGTAGTAACTGCTTAA
- a CDS encoding Crp/Fnr family transcriptional regulator — MTSVNDNSSILKPLTEHFKDYLPLNDEEEALLLPRIVEKKIRRRKFILQEGSVCQHYNFVVQGCFKIYKVDEKGVEHNIQFVTENDWATDIGSFHSEKPSELYIEAMEPSTILQIHKTDLLFLYVNIPKLDRNFRVIIENKFVELQNRLLQSFCYNATERYLAFLEQYPELSKRLPNTQIASYLGITPEFLSKIRRELVSK, encoded by the coding sequence ATGACTTCAGTTAATGATAATTCATCAATACTAAAACCACTAACAGAGCACTTTAAAGACTACCTTCCTTTGAATGATGAGGAAGAAGCCCTGCTTCTGCCAAGAATTGTGGAGAAGAAAATCAGACGGAGGAAATTTATTCTTCAGGAGGGATCTGTCTGTCAGCATTATAATTTTGTAGTTCAGGGCTGTTTTAAAATATATAAAGTTGATGAGAAGGGCGTAGAACATAATATCCAGTTTGTAACTGAAAATGACTGGGCAACAGACATCGGAAGTTTTCATTCCGAAAAACCCAGTGAATTATATATAGAAGCAATGGAACCGTCCACTATTCTTCAGATTCACAAAACCGATCTTCTCTTCCTTTATGTCAACATTCCAAAGCTTGACCGGAATTTCAGAGTAATCATTGAAAATAAATTTGTTGAATTACAAAATCGGTTACTTCAATCCTTTTGCTACAATGCAACAGAGCGTTACCTTGCATTTCTTGAACAATACCCGGAGCTTTCCAAACGGCTCCCAAATACACAAATCGCTTCCTATTTAGGAATAACCCCCGAATTCCTGAGTAAAATCAGAAGAGAACTGGTTTCAAAATGA
- a CDS encoding antibiotic biosynthesis monooxygenase family protein translates to MILEQVILNVIPGQTDEFELAFKQAQQIISGMPGYISHELQRCVESPDQYLLLVRWETLEDHTVGFRESDEYQEWKKLLHHFYHPFPKVEHYIQVL, encoded by the coding sequence ATGATACTTGAACAGGTAATATTAAATGTTATACCAGGCCAGACAGACGAATTTGAACTTGCTTTTAAGCAGGCACAGCAAATAATTTCCGGGATGCCCGGTTATATCAGTCATGAACTTCAGCGGTGTGTTGAAAGTCCTGATCAATATCTCTTGTTAGTCAGATGGGAAACACTCGAAGATCATACTGTCGGATTCAGAGAGTCAGATGAATACCAGGAATGGAAAAAACTACTTCATCATTTTTATCATCCTTTTCCGAAAGTTGAACATTATATTCAAGTCCTTTAA
- a CDS encoding HD family phosphohydrolase — protein sequence MVLTVLIITFFLPKQPRFRYEFQKGKVWLNKDLVSPFSFAILKTSPQVNTDKQDALENVLPIYRYSPELYTAVEEAYMNEFDVKWRGNAFPEEEKNPNKIASLKLLKSIYEKGIIAVNPKHQKGRKYYDISLLNNNITKTISTQDVFTVQTALDFFNTTFTSTKVKEKEVVMNLVEDHLQPNIVFDEKLTAIVQNNTINSLSTTRGMVQKGELIIAKNNVIDDEVFQKLQSFKETYEAQTKTIGDSKLVYLGQILLVGFILSLLMVFLSMFRKDIFSDNRQLSLLLLIITMLLLALTWSIKLNMPSLYYIPFCIVPIIIRILFDTRLALYLHLLVILIAGFFVPNSFEFVFYQVTAGMVAIYSIRNLIKREQLLLSALFILTAYFICFVGIALLRDGSFNDIEWINFVPFIISVLLSLLAYPLIYAFERVFGITSDVALIELTNTNNKLLRELAFKAPGTFQHSLQVANLAEAAIFKIGGNSLLVRAGALYHDIGKIENPQYFIENQNTTLSPHDKLPYEQSAQIIIKHVHKGIEITRRHQLPESVIDFIRTHHGNTRVDYFYQSFLKNSPEKFVDENIFRYPGPIPFSKETGVLMLADSVEAASRSIKNPNAQNINDLVERIINYKLEQNQLDNCDLTLKDIETIKLIFKTMLMSIYHVRIDYLQNV from the coding sequence ATGGTACTCACCGTACTTATCATTACGTTCTTTTTACCGAAACAACCGCGTTTCAGGTATGAGTTTCAGAAAGGTAAAGTTTGGTTAAACAAAGACCTGGTTTCTCCGTTTAGCTTTGCAATTCTCAAAACCAGTCCGCAGGTAAATACTGATAAGCAGGACGCTCTGGAAAACGTTCTTCCTATCTACCGCTACAGTCCTGAACTGTATACTGCTGTAGAGGAAGCTTACATGAATGAGTTTGATGTGAAATGGCGTGGGAATGCTTTTCCTGAAGAAGAGAAAAATCCAAATAAGATTGCTTCACTGAAATTATTGAAGAGCATTTATGAGAAAGGCATCATCGCGGTAAATCCTAAACATCAGAAAGGCAGGAAATATTACGATATCTCTTTACTGAATAACAACATTACGAAAACAATCAGTACACAGGATGTCTTTACGGTACAAACTGCACTGGATTTTTTCAATACTACTTTTACCTCTACCAAAGTAAAAGAGAAAGAAGTGGTTATGAATCTGGTGGAAGATCATCTTCAGCCTAATATTGTTTTTGATGAAAAACTGACTGCCATTGTGCAGAATAATACGATAAACAGTCTTTCCACTACCCGTGGAATGGTACAAAAAGGCGAACTGATTATTGCTAAAAATAATGTGATTGATGATGAGGTTTTCCAGAAGCTTCAATCTTTTAAAGAAACCTACGAAGCGCAGACTAAAACTATAGGCGACAGTAAACTGGTTTACCTGGGACAAATCCTGCTGGTAGGGTTTATTCTGAGTTTGCTGATGGTATTTCTTTCAATGTTCCGGAAAGATATATTCAGTGATAACAGGCAGTTATCATTATTGCTGTTAATTATTACCATGCTGCTGCTGGCACTGACCTGGTCTATTAAATTAAATATGCCAAGTCTTTATTATATTCCTTTCTGTATCGTTCCGATCATTATCAGGATACTTTTTGATACGCGTCTGGCATTATACCTTCATTTGCTGGTTATTCTGATAGCGGGCTTCTTTGTACCCAACAGTTTTGAATTTGTATTTTATCAGGTTACTGCGGGTATGGTTGCTATCTATAGTATCAGAAATCTGATCAAAAGAGAGCAGTTGTTGTTATCAGCGTTATTTATCCTGACTGCTTATTTTATCTGTTTTGTCGGAATTGCATTATTGAGAGACGGTTCATTTAATGATATAGAATGGATCAACTTTGTACCTTTTATTATCAGTGTACTTTTATCATTGCTGGCTTATCCTTTGATCTATGCTTTTGAGCGTGTATTCGGAATAACTTCTGATGTTGCTTTAATTGAGCTTACCAATACGAATAATAAGTTATTAAGAGAGCTGGCATTCAAAGCGCCGGGAACGTTCCAGCATTCCTTACAGGTGGCTAATTTAGCTGAGGCTGCAATCTTCAAAATCGGCGGAAATTCTCTGCTGGTCAGAGCTGGTGCTTTATATCATGATATTGGTAAAATTGAGAATCCTCAATACTTTATTGAGAACCAGAATACAACTTTAAGCCCGCATGATAAACTGCCTTATGAGCAGAGTGCGCAGATCATTATCAAACACGTTCATAAAGGGATTGAAATTACCCGCAGACATCAGTTACCGGAAAGTGTGATTGACTTTATCAGAACGCACCATGGTAATACCCGTGTCGATTATTTCTATCAGTCATTCCTGAAGAATTCCCCGGAGAAATTTGTGGATGAAAATATCTTCCGTTATCCTGGTCCTATTCCTTTTTCTAAGGAAACAGGGGTATTAATGCTGGCCGATTCTGTAGAAGCAGCTTCAAGAAGTATCAAAAATCCTAACGCACAAAACATAAATGATCTGGTCGAACGCATCATTAATTACAAATTGGAACAAAACCAATTAGATAATTGCGATTTAACGTTAAAAGACATAGAAACTATAAAGCTGATATTCAAGACGATGCTTATGAGCATCTATCATGTGCGTATAGATTACCTACAAAATGTTTAA
- a CDS encoding YybH family protein, translating into MKKSILPMITGILLLSIGLANAQNKTQFNNNKKTIKMETAKTAIEKLLFNYQDALNTSDVNKVLSLYTKDGIFMPQGGPSAVGQEQLKGSYEFVFKTLQLNIKFQIDEVTLINENYAFARTVSRGTQLIHATGVKGEEENRELFVLQKENGAWKIARYIFNKMK; encoded by the coding sequence ATGAAAAAGTCAATCCTGCCGATGATTACAGGTATACTCCTGTTATCAATTGGTTTAGCAAACGCTCAAAATAAGACACAATTCAACAACAATAAAAAAACTATCAAAATGGAAACAGCAAAAACAGCAATCGAAAAATTACTTTTCAACTATCAGGATGCACTGAATACATCAGATGTAAATAAGGTACTGTCATTATATACAAAAGACGGCATATTTATGCCACAGGGTGGTCCTTCTGCTGTTGGCCAGGAACAATTAAAAGGATCATATGAGTTTGTATTTAAAACCTTGCAATTGAACATCAAATTTCAAATTGATGAAGTTACCCTGATCAATGAGAATTATGCATTTGCCAGAACAGTTTCAAGAGGAACACAGTTGATTCATGCAACCGGCGTTAAAGGAGAAGAAGAGAACAGAGAGTTATTTGTTTTACAGAAAGAAAATGGTGCATGGAAAATTGCCCGATATATTTTCAACAAAATGAAATAA
- a CDS encoding zinc-binding alcohol dehydrogenase family protein, translating into MKAAITPKAGGPDVIQLEEKLKPRLQQGWILIKIKAFGINRSEIFTRQGDSPNVKFPRIQGIECVGEVEEDASGTYKVGQKVAAIMGGMGRDFDGSYAEFVTVPLEIVFPFESDLSWDVLGAIPEMFQTVSGSLTQALEVKKGEVLLIRGGTSSIGMLACQLAKHYGLTVISTTRNWDKEQDLKANGADHVLIDDGEVNMRLKNLFPEGVDKVLELIGTATLKDSLKCIRSKGVVCMTGILSGEWTMNEFTPMGDIPSLGRLTVYMGEAGNLDKNLLQDFIDEVAKGNIALNIDKVFKLDQIVSAHTYMESNQAKGKIVVEI; encoded by the coding sequence ATGAAAGCAGCAATAACTCCTAAAGCAGGCGGTCCTGACGTAATTCAATTAGAGGAAAAACTGAAACCCCGGTTGCAACAAGGCTGGATCTTAATTAAAATCAAAGCCTTTGGAATTAACAGGTCTGAAATATTTACAAGACAGGGTGACTCGCCAAATGTGAAGTTCCCAAGGATTCAGGGAATAGAATGTGTGGGGGAGGTAGAGGAAGATGCTTCGGGAACTTATAAAGTGGGGCAAAAAGTAGCCGCAATTATGGGGGGCATGGGTAGAGATTTTGATGGTAGCTATGCTGAGTTTGTAACAGTCCCTTTGGAAATTGTCTTCCCATTTGAAAGCGACTTGTCGTGGGATGTCCTTGGAGCGATACCAGAGATGTTCCAGACTGTATCGGGATCGTTAACCCAGGCATTGGAAGTTAAAAAAGGAGAAGTGCTCTTAATTCGCGGAGGAACTTCTTCTATCGGGATGCTGGCCTGCCAACTGGCCAAACATTATGGGTTAACCGTAATATCCACTACCAGGAATTGGGATAAAGAACAGGATCTTAAAGCAAATGGTGCAGATCATGTTTTAATAGATGATGGTGAAGTTAATATGAGACTGAAAAACTTGTTTCCTGAGGGGGTTGATAAGGTTCTTGAACTCATTGGGACAGCCACACTTAAAGATTCATTAAAATGTATACGGTCAAAAGGTGTGGTATGTATGACAGGAATACTAAGCGGAGAATGGACAATGAATGAATTTACTCCTATGGGCGATATCCCATCTTTAGGCCGGTTAACGGTTTATATGGGTGAAGCGGGTAATTTAGATAAGAATTTACTTCAGGACTTTATTGATGAGGTGGCTAAGGGAAATATTGCTTTGAACATTGACAAAGTATTTAAACTGGATCAGATTGTAAGCGCGCATACTTACATGGAAAGTAATCAGGCCAAAGGAAAAATAGTGGTAGAAATATAG
- the acpA gene encoding acid phosphatase encodes MRTILKTSLLLLSTLSLKAVPASAQLNKVKHVVVIYMENHSFDNLYGQFPGADGLEQASKENIIQLDHENKPYQTLPPIPRSSAFPTNLPNTYFNIDQYVAADQVTPDVTHRFYQEQLQINGGKMNKFAHYNFTKGFAMGYYRTKDIPLYELAKKYTLCDHFFHSVFGGSFLNHQWLVAAASPTFPNAPASIVAQVDARGKLIKDGTVTPDGYAVNTINSINLYPAGGNPAFLVPTQTGPNIGDRLSDKGISWAWYSGGWNNAVAGKPDPSFTYHHQPFAYFTRYAKGTPGRKEHLKDETEFLEAAKNGTLPAVSFVKPIGLENEHPGESTITGGESHAVKLINAVLNGPNSKDVVIILTYDENGGFWDHIAPPVIDKWGPGTRIPALIISPFAKKNYVDHTPYETVSILSFIEKRWGLNPLNKRDQEADPLSHAFDF; translated from the coding sequence ATGAGAACAATTCTCAAAACTTCTCTTCTTTTACTGAGCACTTTAAGTCTTAAAGCTGTGCCTGCATCTGCGCAATTAAATAAAGTGAAACATGTTGTCGTGATCTATATGGAAAACCACAGCTTCGATAATTTGTACGGGCAATTCCCTGGTGCAGACGGTCTGGAGCAAGCCAGTAAGGAAAATATTATTCAGCTGGATCATGAAAACAAGCCCTATCAGACTCTGCCGCCAATCCCAAGAAGCAGTGCTTTTCCAACCAATCTGCCTAATACCTATTTCAATATCGATCAATATGTAGCCGCAGACCAGGTCACTCCGGATGTTACACATCGTTTTTACCAGGAGCAATTACAGATCAACGGAGGCAAGATGAATAAGTTTGCCCATTATAACTTTACCAAAGGTTTCGCCATGGGGTATTATCGGACCAAAGATATTCCGTTATATGAGCTCGCCAAAAAATACACCCTATGTGATCACTTCTTTCATAGCGTCTTTGGTGGTTCATTTCTAAACCACCAGTGGCTGGTTGCTGCAGCCTCGCCAACATTTCCTAATGCACCCGCCAGTATTGTCGCTCAGGTGGATGCCAGAGGCAAATTAATCAAAGACGGTACAGTTACACCTGACGGCTATGCCGTGAACACAATCAATTCGATTAATCTCTATCCTGCAGGTGGCAACCCGGCGTTCCTGGTACCTACACAGACAGGGCCTAATATTGGTGACCGTTTATCTGACAAGGGTATTTCCTGGGCCTGGTATTCAGGTGGATGGAACAATGCCGTTGCCGGTAAACCAGACCCCTCTTTTACTTATCATCATCAGCCTTTTGCCTATTTTACCCGTTATGCTAAAGGAACGCCTGGGAGAAAAGAACATTTAAAAGATGAAACTGAATTTTTAGAAGCCGCAAAAAATGGTACTTTACCAGCAGTGTCATTTGTTAAACCTATAGGATTGGAAAATGAACATCCTGGTGAATCGACTATAACCGGAGGAGAAAGTCATGCTGTAAAACTGATCAATGCAGTGCTCAATGGTCCAAACAGTAAGGATGTGGTCATCATTCTTACCTACGATGAAAATGGCGGTTTCTGGGATCATATAGCTCCTCCGGTAATTGACAAATGGGGACCTGGAACACGTATACCAGCCTTAATCATCTCCCCTTTTGCCAAAAAGAATTACGTTGACCATACTCCTTATGAAACCGTAAGTATCCTGTCTTTTATAGAAAAAAGATGGGGACTAAACCCCCTTAACAAACGTGATCAGGAAGCTGACCCTTTAAGCCATGCGTTCGATTTCTAA
- a CDS encoding helix-turn-helix domain-containing protein, translated as MANIQRIKTITEFHRSRGLAAPEHPLISVINYADVRLTGEQLNQSWMLDFYLISLKRNIGGNIRYGQQAYDFDEGVMFFIAPGQIFSIKREADVSGEKSGWMLLIHPDFIWNSSLGKKIKSYEYFDYTIHEALFVSKREEQLLERIIEDIRQEYQTNIDKYSQNIILSQIDTLLNYSERFYNRQFLTRKKAGHKLLEKMEHLLTTYFNEKDLVKTGLPTVGLLADQLNVSAKYLSSLLRILTGLSAQQHIHEKLIGKAKEKLSATSLSVSEIAYELGFEHPQSFSKLFKQKTDVSPLEFRRSFHIN; from the coding sequence ATGGCTAACATTCAACGGATAAAAACTATTACCGAATTTCATCGGTCCCGTGGACTGGCTGCGCCGGAGCATCCATTAATCAGTGTGATTAATTATGCTGACGTGCGGCTTACCGGAGAACAGCTTAACCAGAGCTGGATGCTTGACTTTTATCTCATCTCCCTGAAACGAAATATAGGTGGCAATATCAGATATGGACAGCAAGCTTACGATTTTGACGAGGGGGTTATGTTTTTTATCGCACCAGGACAAATATTCAGTATTAAAAGAGAGGCAGATGTATCTGGTGAAAAATCGGGCTGGATGCTCCTCATACATCCCGACTTTATATGGAACTCTTCCCTGGGTAAAAAGATTAAAAGCTATGAGTACTTTGATTACACCATCCATGAAGCTTTGTTTGTATCTAAGAGAGAAGAACAGCTGCTGGAGCGAATTATAGAAGATATCAGACAGGAATACCAAACCAATATTGATAAATACAGCCAGAATATTATCCTGTCGCAGATTGATACGCTGCTTAATTATTCGGAAAGGTTTTACAACCGGCAATTTCTGACCCGTAAAAAGGCCGGACACAAACTCCTGGAAAAAATGGAGCACCTGTTGACGACTTACTTTAACGAAAAGGATCTCGTCAAAACTGGATTGCCCACAGTCGGGCTTTTGGCTGATCAGCTGAATGTTTCTGCTAAGTACCTAAGTAGTTTACTCAGAATATTGACCGGATTGAGTGCACAGCAGCATATCCATGAAAAACTAATCGGGAAGGCGAAAGAAAAACTATCTGCCACAAGTCTTTCTGTCAGTGAAATTGCCTATGAATTAGGTTTTGAACACCCTCAATCCTTCAGTAAATTATTTAAACAGAAAACTGATGTTTCACCACTGGAATTCAGGAGATCTTTTCATATCAACTAA
- a CDS encoding sigma-54-dependent transcriptional regulator, translated as MQQSVLIIDDEKKICSLLARIIELEGFTVFQANTGKEGLKVLTNQEIHVVISDVKLPDINGVELVKQIKEIKPYAEVINLTAFGTIQDGVKAMRNGAFDYITKGDDNDKIIPLVYKAMDKAKLQYRVFELESKIQKQYDFTSILGQSKPILAAIDLARKVAPTDTTVLLLGETGTGKEVFAQAIHFESQRKVKPFVALNCSGFNPDLLESELFGYKQGAFTGAQKDKKGLLQEANEGTLFLDEIGEMNLDLQAKLLRVLENQTFIKVGDTQTTKVNVRIIAATNRDLKAEAEEGRFRLDLFYRLSVFSIELPSLNERKGDVLLIARHYLKQFAAKVNKPDFTMDEQFSANLLNHVWKGNIRELKNVIERVVILSDGQTLNASLLPYEFHQGAVEGDGMKMETVEKMHIIKVLKYTGNNKTETSRLLGIGLTTLYRKLEEYHIS; from the coding sequence ATGCAGCAGAGTGTTCTGATTATAGATGACGAAAAAAAGATATGCAGTCTTTTGGCAAGAATTATAGAACTGGAAGGTTTTACTGTGTTTCAGGCCAATACAGGCAAGGAAGGACTTAAAGTATTAACTAATCAGGAAATTCATGTCGTAATCAGTGATGTGAAATTACCAGATATCAATGGAGTGGAACTGGTTAAACAGATCAAAGAAATAAAACCTTATGCAGAAGTTATCAATCTGACTGCTTTCGGAACAATCCAGGATGGAGTGAAGGCTATGCGCAACGGTGCATTTGATTATATTACCAAAGGAGATGATAATGATAAGATTATTCCACTGGTATATAAAGCGATGGATAAAGCAAAATTACAGTACCGGGTTTTCGAACTGGAATCTAAAATACAGAAACAATATGATTTCACCTCCATATTAGGGCAATCCAAGCCCATTTTAGCAGCCATAGATCTCGCCCGTAAAGTTGCTCCAACCGATACAACTGTATTACTTTTAGGAGAAACAGGAACAGGTAAAGAAGTATTTGCACAGGCTATTCATTTTGAAAGCCAGCGGAAAGTAAAACCCTTTGTGGCACTGAATTGCAGTGGCTTTAATCCTGATTTACTGGAAAGTGAATTATTTGGTTATAAACAAGGCGCCTTTACCGGAGCGCAGAAAGATAAAAAAGGTTTATTGCAGGAAGCAAACGAAGGAACCCTTTTTCTCGATGAAATTGGTGAAATGAATCTCGATTTGCAAGCCAAGCTATTACGTGTACTGGAAAATCAGACTTTTATTAAAGTCGGGGATACCCAAACCACGAAAGTTAATGTGCGCATTATAGCAGCGACGAACAGAGATCTGAAAGCAGAAGCAGAAGAGGGTCGTTTCAGACTTGATTTATTCTACCGCTTATCTGTTTTCTCTATAGAGCTGCCGTCTTTGAATGAAAGAAAAGGAGACGTACTGCTGATTGCCAGACATTATTTAAAGCAATTTGCCGCCAAAGTCAATAAACCTGATTTTACAATGGACGAACAGTTTAGTGCAAATCTGCTTAATCATGTCTGGAAAGGGAATATCAGAGAACTGAAAAATGTCATTGAAAGAGTCGTCATCCTTTCAGATGGCCAGACACTTAATGCCAGTTTACTTCCTTATGAGTTTCATCAGGGAGCAGTAGAAGGAGACGGAATGAAGATGGAAACTGTAGAGAAAATGCATATTATTAAGGTATTAAAATATACAGGGAATAATAAAACTGAAACTTCACGTTTACTGGGAATAGGATTAACCACGCTCTACCGTAAACTGGAGGAATATCACATCTCCTAA
- a CDS encoding YfiT family bacillithiol transferase, whose product MENSQEKHTYPIGRFVPAATYTPQSLNAWIGSIRSVPLLLDYCIENLDEAQLNVPYREGGWNTIQVIHHIADSHMNAYIRLKLALTEDRPTIKPYEEKLWAELPDVTDVPLNVSITLIHALHRRWTSLLMQMTDQDWEREYFHPGDQTYVPLWQMTNMYNWHGKHHAEQILSLRKRMGW is encoded by the coding sequence ATGGAAAATTCTCAGGAAAAACACACTTATCCTATTGGTCGTTTTGTACCAGCTGCGACCTATACCCCACAATCACTGAATGCATGGATAGGCTCTATCAGATCCGTACCGCTGCTGCTGGATTATTGTATTGAAAACCTGGATGAAGCACAGCTGAATGTTCCTTACCGTGAAGGAGGCTGGAATACTATACAGGTGATCCATCATATCGCTGATAGTCATATGAACGCCTATATCAGGCTGAAACTCGCATTGACAGAAGATCGTCCGACAATTAAGCCTTACGAAGAGAAACTGTGGGCAGAACTGCCTGATGTTACCGACGTACCTTTAAATGTTTCTATTACCCTGATCCATGCTTTACACCGCCGCTGGACTTCTTTGCTGATGCAAATGACAGATCAGGACTGGGAACGGGAGTATTTCCATCCTGGTGACCAAACCTATGTACCGCTGTGGCAAATGACAAATATGTACAACTGGCACGGAAAACACCATGCTGAACAGATTTTGTCATTACGTAAACGGATGGGCTGGTAA